The following are from one region of the Scylla paramamosain isolate STU-SP2022 chromosome 45, ASM3559412v1, whole genome shotgun sequence genome:
- the LOC135094520 gene encoding histone-lysine N-methyltransferase SETD1-like isoform X2: protein MEQRAAPPHHTSKHGGPQKHAPPPPHQSKRNYKLLIDPVLVNGASKLYRFEGVVEGDPTYPPVVLRDPRKHKIWIRPETMDLTVPRFKIDSDYVGPPPPLEVTIFNINDNIDNQFLHNEIVNKHQCGSIQQLEIFTHELSRKHLGVGRLVFEEPESARHCVKKLNNVTLMGKVLQVFLDPFGQECKKRVAEVGEQLEEEAKREEEAKEAKKRPPPPAKPPPPPPPPSSDEESQSSRDRERRNAEKTEFDRTRFEEPRKPSVPALPPPQQPPPPPHSSSNSTVQPPFFPEHRQAAQFPYQQQNFPGYEQYHYPGYPYHEYRGTYPAGVSGSHHWGGGGTSAPPLPPPQTWPPAPPHQPGHPPPPDHHPPPQHSWDATRYHYQRNSHPESFEGPGGAAPAPPAAPPGRPKSEERPEGAEATAAIKPKPESEEEEDKSSLDLDTRIAMLLQNKDSGMAPPFLALGIGSDEDENGKDTSRTSEGAPRDGDAAAQAAAATASTSTSSSSSSGTSDGETDSSCGSGSDSEVGEGSMGSIEGEAQAGWGAGGEGPQEPLSTPPSPFLSQEMYLHWHEKSNELKMEAQRREKEENRERLKKLKKKKVKKKEKVEKVAVKEEVKQEVKEENEAGGGEEGQVNGLDDDRMSLSSLSSTEDPILHQDVPIPPGPYSAPPPGYPHYAAPPGYPTSYLPPGYPATASLPQETTYTWQPPPPGPGYPTSLVSSYPGYNPGYMALSSNYPQLTHPPPGTSLTGQNQYPYFGPGYPPPQTRDANHKSGEYHDPTINAVLDTVIEELKNILKRDFNKRMIEATAFKTFEAWWDEQERKFKAQSVVRENNTDAVAGPQTRIEKINSISSLLETREGFGLDSLGSLGLGFRAAMPKMPSFRKVPKIKPLSPPCMDEDSRGVPSDEDSKQSQQKRVESSDSDSGPEDIVPQPKPKPSPATTKRKIKCSSDDSAVSEVSSEEEKYDSSSSSSSSSSSSSESSDSESESESSSSESEEEKEAEKIVEEGEEEEEVAKATKKVTEDEPSELKELRRLEAEFEADVRSVVESVMRTPEHDRPATPLPELLPDEDQDAWMADAEEDATPVPCPPPVKKSSPSIPKKTTTTPTTTTTTTKTKKPPKPRKPRSPVTKKASKPSPPLTPKRDKTQKAKERRKEEQPVVPPPAVQDHDSETDTADEKSDLEDGLGESAEAAEALMALAGADVNGRVRSSSSSSSSTSTTSSSSQRTGGSTGEEERSPVLMEHSYCLPWAPKDGTNASFLPPEESAEKDQKMVVGNSDHDYTRPRTPPDAEKLKVPKLGASKLTPPKPRGKENRETQVKKEVLDKRKVVQAPPKTSSRVAFRPRNQMEEYNVLYSFLIRGIDQEDIELLKRSYESMLADDSQSYWLNDTHWVDHPPIDVPLPPRKKRRFDDLPLHKTGCARTEGIYKVDSKQKQRHKFTFHQDHAARAAEEPQQQSLAVLESSKAKLTQMAVSREVRSFQRRLLTAFGNETDSDLLKFNQLKFRKKLLRFGKSRIHDWGLFAMEAIGSDEMVIEYVGQSIRSIIADLREIQYEKIGIGSSYLFRIDMETIIDATKCGNLARFINHSCNPNCYAKIISVETQKKIVIYSKQPIACGEEITYDYKFPIEEEKIVCLCGAAQCKGTLN from the exons ATGGAGCAGcgcgccgccccgccccaccacacCAGCAAGCACGGGGGTCCTCAGAAAcatgcaccgccaccaccacaccagtccAAGAGGAACTACAAGCTACTCATTGACCCGGTACTTGTTAATGGGGCCAGTAAGCTATACAG GTTTGAGGGCGTGGTGGAAGGTGACCCGACTTACCCTCCCGTCGTGCTCCGTGacccaagaaaacacaaaatatggATTCGACCGGAGACTATGGACCTCACAGTCCCTCGCTTTAAG aTCGACTCAGACTATGTaggtccaccaccaccgcttgaAGTCACCATCTTCAACATCAACGATAATATTGACAAccagtttctccataatgaaatc gtcaACAAGCACCAGTGTGGGTCGATTCAGCAGCTGGAGATCTTCACCCACGAACTGTCCCGCAAGCACCTGGGTGTGGGCCGCCTGGTGTTTGAGGAGCCGGAGTCAGCGCGGCACTGTGTCAAGAAGCTCAACAATGTCACTCTCATGGGCAAGGTGCTGCAGGTTTTCCTTGACCCTTTTG GTCAGGAATGCAAGAAGCGTGTGGCTGAGGTCGGGGAGCagctggaggaagaggcaaaGCGAGAGGAGGAAGCCAAGGAAGCCAAgaagagaccaccaccacccgccaagccaccgccgccaccaccgccaccttctTCTGACGAGGAGAGTCAATCCAGTCGAGACCGAGAGAGGCGGAATGCTGAGAAGACTGAGTTTGACCgcaccag ATTTGAGGAGCCCAGGAAGCCCAGCGTGCCAGCACTACCTCCGcctcaacaaccaccaccaccaccacactcctcctccaactccactGTGCAGCCTCCGTTCTTCCCTGAGCACCGGCAGGCAGCACAGTTCCCCTACCAGCAACAGAACTTTCCTGGCTATGAGCAGTACCACTACCCCGGCTACCCCTACCATGAGTACCGTGGAAC GTACCCAGCTGGTGTCAGTGGCAGTCATCATTGGGGGGGTGGAGGTACCTCTGCCCccccactacctccaccacagaCCTGGCCCCCTGCCCCGCCACACCAGCCTGGCCACCCGCCACCCCccgaccaccacccaccaccccagCACTCCTGGGACGCCACCCGGTACCACTACCAGCGCAACTCCCACCCAGAGTCCTTTGAGGGGCCGGGGGGGGCCGCCCCTGCACCTCCGGCCGCCCCCCCCGGCCGGCCCAAGTCTGAGGAGCggccggaaggggcggaggcgACGGCCGCCATCAAGCCCAAGCCAgagtctgaggaggaggaggacaagagcaGCCTGGACCTGGACACGCGCATTGCCATGCTGCTGCAGAACAAGGACAGTGGCATGGCCCCGCCCTTCCTGGCTCTTGGCATTGGCAGCGATGAGGACGAGAATGGCAAGGACACCTCCCGTACCTCTGAGGGGGCGCCCAGGGATGGGGATGCTGCTGCCCAGGCTGCAGCTGCCACTGCCAGCACTTCAACCTCCAGTTCCAGCAGCAGCGGCACCTCTGATGGGGAGACGGACTCCTCCTGTGGCAGTGGCAGTGACAGTGAGGTGGGGGAGGGCTCCATGGGCTCCATTGAGGGGGAGGCCCAGGCAGGTTGGGGGGCAGGGGGTGAGGGGCCCCAGGAGCCACtgtccacccctccctcccccttcctctcccaggaAATGTACCTGCACTGGCATGAGAAGAGCAATGAGCTCAAGATGGAGGCCCAGCgccgggagaaggaggagaacagggAGCGCCTCAAGaaactcaagaagaagaaggtgaagaagaaagaaaaggtggagaaggtggcagtgaaggaggaggtgaagcaggaggtgaaggaggagaatgaggcgggcgggggggaggaggggcaggtgaATGGCCTGGATGACGACAGGATGAGTCTGTCCAGCCTCAGCTCCACCGAGGACCCCATCCTGCACCAGGACGTCCCCATCCCCCCTGGCCCCTACTCTGCTCCTCCCCCAGGTTACCCCCACTATGCCGCACCCCCTGGCTACCCCACTTCGTACCTGCCCCCCGGCTACCCCGCCACGGCATCCTTGCCCCAGGAGACCACCTACACCTGGCAGCCCCCTCCCCCAGGACCTGGTTACCCCACCAGTTTAGTCTCTAGTTACCCTGGCTACAACCCCGGTTACATGGCCCTGTCCTCCAACTATCCCCAGCTCACCCACCCTCCACCAGGCACCAGCCTCACGGGGCAGAACCAGTACCCGTACTTCGGCCCTGGGTATCCGCCGCCGCAGACCAGGGACGCCAACCACAAGAGTGGGGAGTACCATGACCCGACCATCAA tGCGGTGCTTGACACAGTCATTGAGGAGCTGAAGAACATCCTCAAGCGTGACTTCAACAAGCGCATGATTGAAGCGACGGCCTTCAAGACGTTCGAGGCATGGTGGGATGAGCAGGAGAGGAAGTTCAAG GCCCAGAGTGTGGTGCGGGAAAACAACACGGATGCAGTGGCAGGTCCCCAGACAAGAATTGAGAAGATCAACTCCATCTCCTCATTACTGGAGACTCGGGAAGGCTTCGGACTGGACTCACTGGGCTCCCTTGGCCTTGGCTTTAGAGCGGCCATGCCCAAGATGCCCTCCTTCAGGAAAGTG CCCAAGATCaagcctctctcaccgccatgCATGGACGAGGACAGCCGGGGTGTGCCGTCAGATGAGGACAGCAAACAGTCGCAGCAGAAGAGAGTGGAATCCTCAGACTCAGACTCTGGCCCTGAGGACATTGTGCCCCAACCCAAACCCAAACCTTCACCAGCGACCACCAAGAGAAAAATCAAGTGTTCCTCGGAtgactcag cGGTCAGTGAAGTATCgtcggaggaggagaagtacgactcctcctcttcctcctcgtcttcctcctcctctagttccGAGTCCTCTGATTCTGAGTCAGAGTCGGAGTCTTCTTCATCcgagagtgaagaagagaaggaggcagagaagatcgtggaagaaggggaggaggaggaggaggtggcaaaGGCAACGAAGAAGGTGACTGAAGATGAGCCATCAGAACTCAAG GAGCTGCGGAGACTTGAGGCGGAGTTTGAGGCAGACGTGAGGTCGGTGGTGGAGAGTGTGATGAGGACACCGGAACACGACCGACCTGCCACACCACTGCCTGAGCTACTGCCAGATGAGGACCAAGATGCCTGGATGGCCGATGCAGAAGAAGATGCCACCCCTGTCCCATGCCCGCCTCCAGTGAAG AAGTCATCACCATCCATACCTAAAAAGACCAcaaccactcccaccaccaccaccaccacaaccaagaCCAAGAAGCCCCCGAAACCAAGGAAACCCAGATCACCAGTCACCAAGAAGGCCAGCAAGCCGTCGCCGCCCCTCACACCCAAGCGGGACAAGACACAGAAAgccaaggagaggagaaaagaggagcagCCCGTGGTGCCTCCCCCTGCCGTCCAGGACCACGACTCAGAG ACGGACACAGCAGATGAGAAGAGTGACCTGGAGGACGGGTTAGGTGAGTCAGCAGAGGCAGCCGAGGCACTCATGGCCCTGGCTGGTGCTGATGTCAACGGGAGAgtgcgttcctcctcctcctcctcctccagcacctccaccacctcgtcATCGTCGCAGCGCACCGGTGGCAgcactggggaggaggagaggtcacCAGTACTCATGGAACACAGCTACTGTCTCCCGTGGGCACCGAAGGATGGCACTAATGCATCCTTCTTGCCACCTG AAGAATCAGCCGAGAAGGACCAGAAGATGGTGGTTGGTAACTCAGACCACGACTACACCAGACCAAGGACGCCACCCGATGCAGAGAAGCTGAAGGTGCCTAAACTTGGGGCCAGCAAACTGACGCCACCCAAACCCAGAGGAAAGGAGAACCGGGAGACGCAAGTGAAGAAGGAGGTGCTGGACAAGAGAAAAGTGGTGCAGGCGCCTCCCAAGACTTCCTCACGTGTTGCCTTCAGACCGCGCAACCAGATGGAGGAATATAACGTGCTGTATTCCTTCCTTATCCGTG GCATTGACCAGGAGGACATTGAGCTGCTGAAGAGGAGTTACGAGAGCATGCTTGCGGATGACAGTCAGTCGTACTGGCTGAACGACACCCACTGGGTGGACCATCCGCCCATTGATGTGCCACTTCCACCTAGGAAGAAGAGACGGTTTGACGACCTGCCTCTGCACAAGACTGGGTGTGCCAGGACTGAAGGCATCTACAAGGTGGACTCCAAACAGAAGCAGAGGCATAAG TTCACGTTCCACCAGGACCACGCAGCGAGGGCGGCGGAGGAGCCTCAGCAGCAGAGTCTGGCGGTCCTGGAGTCCAGTAAGGCCAAGCTGACTCAAATGGCTGTCAGCAGGGAGGTGCGCTCCTTCCAGAGACGACTCCTCACCGCCTTCGGCAATGAAACTGACTCTGATTTGCTCAAGTTCAATCAACTCAAG TTCCGTAAGAAGCTGCTGAGATTTGGGAAGTCCCGAATCCACGACTGGGGTCTCTTTGCCATGGAGGCGATCGGGTCAGACGAGATGGTGATTGAGTATGTTGGGCAGAGCATCCGGTCCATCATTGCTGACCTGCGGGAGATTCAGTATGAGAAGATTGGCATTGGATCCTCCTACCTGTTCAGGATTGACATGGAGACTATCATTGATGCAACCAAGTGTGGCAACCTGGCGCGCTTCATCAACCATTCTTGTAAC CCCAACTGCTATGCAAAAATCATATCTGTGGAAACCCAGAAGAAGATTGTCATCTACTCCAAGCAGCCGATAGCATGCGGCGAGGAAATCACCTACGACTACAAGTTCCCCATCGAGGAGGAGAAGATCGTGTGTCTATGTGGTGCTGCTCAGTGCAAGGGAACACTCAACTAA
- the LOC135094520 gene encoding histone-lysine N-methyltransferase SETD1-like isoform X1: MEQRAAPPHHTSKHGGPQKHAPPPPHQSKRNYKLLIDPVLVNGASKLYRFEGVVEGDPTYPPVVLRDPRKHKIWIRPETMDLTVPRFKIDSDYVGPPPPLEVTIFNINDNIDNQFLHNEIVNKHQCGSIQQLEIFTHELSRKHLGVGRLVFEEPESARHCVKKLNNVTLMGKVLQVFLDPFGQECKKRVAEVGEQLEEEAKREEEAKEAKKRPPPPAKPPPPPPPPSSDEESQSSRDRERRNAEKTEFDRTRFEEPRKPSVPALPPPQQPPPPPHSSSNSTVQPPFFPEHRQAAQFPYQQQNFPGYEQYHYPGYPYHEYRGTYPAGVSGSHHWGGGGTSAPPLPPPQTWPPAPPHQPGHPPPPDHHPPPQHSWDATRYHYQRNSHPESFEGPGGAAPAPPAAPPGRPKSEERPEGAEATAAIKPKPESEEEEDKSSLDLDTRIAMLLQNKDSGMAPPFLALGIGSDEDENGKDTSRTSEGAPRDGDAAAQAAAATASTSTSSSSSSGTSDGETDSSCGSGSDSEVGEGSMGSIEGEAQAGWGAGGEGPQEPLSTPPSPFLSQEMYLHWHEKSNELKMEAQRREKEENRERLKKLKKKKVKKKEKVEKVAVKEEVKQEVKEENEAGGGEEGQVNGLDDDRMSLSSLSSTEDPILHQDVPIPPGPYSAPPPGYPHYAAPPGYPTSYLPPGYPATASLPQETTYTWQPPPPGPGYPTSLVSSYPGYNPGYMALSSNYPQLTHPPPGTSLTGQNQYPYFGPGYPPPQTRDANHKSGEYHDPTINAVLDTVIEELKNILKRDFNKRMIEATAFKTFEAWWDEQERKFKAQSVVRENNTDAVAGPQTRIEKINSISSLLETREGFGLDSLGSLGLGFRAAMPKMPSFRKVPKIKPLSPPCMDEDSRGVPSDEDSKQSQQKRVESSDSDSGPEDIVPQPKPKPSPATTKRKIKCSSDDSAVSEVSSEEEKYDSSSSSSSSSSSSSESSDSESESESSSSESEEEKEAEKIVEEGEEEEEVAKATKKVTEDEPSELKELRRLEAEFEADVRSVVESVMRTPEHDRPATPLPELLPDEDQDAWMADAEEDATPVPCPPPVKKSSPSIPKKTTTTPTTTTTTTKTKKPPKPRKPRSPVTKKASKPSPPLTPKRDKTQKAKERRKEEQPVVPPPAVQDHDSETDTADEKSDLEDGLGESAEAAEALMALAGADVNGRVRSSSSSSSSTSTTSSSSQRTGGSTGEEERSPVLMEHSYCLPWAPKDGTNASFLPPAEESAEKDQKMVVGNSDHDYTRPRTPPDAEKLKVPKLGASKLTPPKPRGKENRETQVKKEVLDKRKVVQAPPKTSSRVAFRPRNQMEEYNVLYSFLIRGIDQEDIELLKRSYESMLADDSQSYWLNDTHWVDHPPIDVPLPPRKKRRFDDLPLHKTGCARTEGIYKVDSKQKQRHKFTFHQDHAARAAEEPQQQSLAVLESSKAKLTQMAVSREVRSFQRRLLTAFGNETDSDLLKFNQLKFRKKLLRFGKSRIHDWGLFAMEAIGSDEMVIEYVGQSIRSIIADLREIQYEKIGIGSSYLFRIDMETIIDATKCGNLARFINHSCNPNCYAKIISVETQKKIVIYSKQPIACGEEITYDYKFPIEEEKIVCLCGAAQCKGTLN; encoded by the exons ATGGAGCAGcgcgccgccccgccccaccacacCAGCAAGCACGGGGGTCCTCAGAAAcatgcaccgccaccaccacaccagtccAAGAGGAACTACAAGCTACTCATTGACCCGGTACTTGTTAATGGGGCCAGTAAGCTATACAG GTTTGAGGGCGTGGTGGAAGGTGACCCGACTTACCCTCCCGTCGTGCTCCGTGacccaagaaaacacaaaatatggATTCGACCGGAGACTATGGACCTCACAGTCCCTCGCTTTAAG aTCGACTCAGACTATGTaggtccaccaccaccgcttgaAGTCACCATCTTCAACATCAACGATAATATTGACAAccagtttctccataatgaaatc gtcaACAAGCACCAGTGTGGGTCGATTCAGCAGCTGGAGATCTTCACCCACGAACTGTCCCGCAAGCACCTGGGTGTGGGCCGCCTGGTGTTTGAGGAGCCGGAGTCAGCGCGGCACTGTGTCAAGAAGCTCAACAATGTCACTCTCATGGGCAAGGTGCTGCAGGTTTTCCTTGACCCTTTTG GTCAGGAATGCAAGAAGCGTGTGGCTGAGGTCGGGGAGCagctggaggaagaggcaaaGCGAGAGGAGGAAGCCAAGGAAGCCAAgaagagaccaccaccacccgccaagccaccgccgccaccaccgccaccttctTCTGACGAGGAGAGTCAATCCAGTCGAGACCGAGAGAGGCGGAATGCTGAGAAGACTGAGTTTGACCgcaccag ATTTGAGGAGCCCAGGAAGCCCAGCGTGCCAGCACTACCTCCGcctcaacaaccaccaccaccaccacactcctcctccaactccactGTGCAGCCTCCGTTCTTCCCTGAGCACCGGCAGGCAGCACAGTTCCCCTACCAGCAACAGAACTTTCCTGGCTATGAGCAGTACCACTACCCCGGCTACCCCTACCATGAGTACCGTGGAAC GTACCCAGCTGGTGTCAGTGGCAGTCATCATTGGGGGGGTGGAGGTACCTCTGCCCccccactacctccaccacagaCCTGGCCCCCTGCCCCGCCACACCAGCCTGGCCACCCGCCACCCCccgaccaccacccaccaccccagCACTCCTGGGACGCCACCCGGTACCACTACCAGCGCAACTCCCACCCAGAGTCCTTTGAGGGGCCGGGGGGGGCCGCCCCTGCACCTCCGGCCGCCCCCCCCGGCCGGCCCAAGTCTGAGGAGCggccggaaggggcggaggcgACGGCCGCCATCAAGCCCAAGCCAgagtctgaggaggaggaggacaagagcaGCCTGGACCTGGACACGCGCATTGCCATGCTGCTGCAGAACAAGGACAGTGGCATGGCCCCGCCCTTCCTGGCTCTTGGCATTGGCAGCGATGAGGACGAGAATGGCAAGGACACCTCCCGTACCTCTGAGGGGGCGCCCAGGGATGGGGATGCTGCTGCCCAGGCTGCAGCTGCCACTGCCAGCACTTCAACCTCCAGTTCCAGCAGCAGCGGCACCTCTGATGGGGAGACGGACTCCTCCTGTGGCAGTGGCAGTGACAGTGAGGTGGGGGAGGGCTCCATGGGCTCCATTGAGGGGGAGGCCCAGGCAGGTTGGGGGGCAGGGGGTGAGGGGCCCCAGGAGCCACtgtccacccctccctcccccttcctctcccaggaAATGTACCTGCACTGGCATGAGAAGAGCAATGAGCTCAAGATGGAGGCCCAGCgccgggagaaggaggagaacagggAGCGCCTCAAGaaactcaagaagaagaaggtgaagaagaaagaaaaggtggagaaggtggcagtgaaggaggaggtgaagcaggaggtgaaggaggagaatgaggcgggcgggggggaggaggggcaggtgaATGGCCTGGATGACGACAGGATGAGTCTGTCCAGCCTCAGCTCCACCGAGGACCCCATCCTGCACCAGGACGTCCCCATCCCCCCTGGCCCCTACTCTGCTCCTCCCCCAGGTTACCCCCACTATGCCGCACCCCCTGGCTACCCCACTTCGTACCTGCCCCCCGGCTACCCCGCCACGGCATCCTTGCCCCAGGAGACCACCTACACCTGGCAGCCCCCTCCCCCAGGACCTGGTTACCCCACCAGTTTAGTCTCTAGTTACCCTGGCTACAACCCCGGTTACATGGCCCTGTCCTCCAACTATCCCCAGCTCACCCACCCTCCACCAGGCACCAGCCTCACGGGGCAGAACCAGTACCCGTACTTCGGCCCTGGGTATCCGCCGCCGCAGACCAGGGACGCCAACCACAAGAGTGGGGAGTACCATGACCCGACCATCAA tGCGGTGCTTGACACAGTCATTGAGGAGCTGAAGAACATCCTCAAGCGTGACTTCAACAAGCGCATGATTGAAGCGACGGCCTTCAAGACGTTCGAGGCATGGTGGGATGAGCAGGAGAGGAAGTTCAAG GCCCAGAGTGTGGTGCGGGAAAACAACACGGATGCAGTGGCAGGTCCCCAGACAAGAATTGAGAAGATCAACTCCATCTCCTCATTACTGGAGACTCGGGAAGGCTTCGGACTGGACTCACTGGGCTCCCTTGGCCTTGGCTTTAGAGCGGCCATGCCCAAGATGCCCTCCTTCAGGAAAGTG CCCAAGATCaagcctctctcaccgccatgCATGGACGAGGACAGCCGGGGTGTGCCGTCAGATGAGGACAGCAAACAGTCGCAGCAGAAGAGAGTGGAATCCTCAGACTCAGACTCTGGCCCTGAGGACATTGTGCCCCAACCCAAACCCAAACCTTCACCAGCGACCACCAAGAGAAAAATCAAGTGTTCCTCGGAtgactcag cGGTCAGTGAAGTATCgtcggaggaggagaagtacgactcctcctcttcctcctcgtcttcctcctcctctagttccGAGTCCTCTGATTCTGAGTCAGAGTCGGAGTCTTCTTCATCcgagagtgaagaagagaaggaggcagagaagatcgtggaagaaggggaggaggaggaggaggtggcaaaGGCAACGAAGAAGGTGACTGAAGATGAGCCATCAGAACTCAAG GAGCTGCGGAGACTTGAGGCGGAGTTTGAGGCAGACGTGAGGTCGGTGGTGGAGAGTGTGATGAGGACACCGGAACACGACCGACCTGCCACACCACTGCCTGAGCTACTGCCAGATGAGGACCAAGATGCCTGGATGGCCGATGCAGAAGAAGATGCCACCCCTGTCCCATGCCCGCCTCCAGTGAAG AAGTCATCACCATCCATACCTAAAAAGACCAcaaccactcccaccaccaccaccaccacaaccaagaCCAAGAAGCCCCCGAAACCAAGGAAACCCAGATCACCAGTCACCAAGAAGGCCAGCAAGCCGTCGCCGCCCCTCACACCCAAGCGGGACAAGACACAGAAAgccaaggagaggagaaaagaggagcagCCCGTGGTGCCTCCCCCTGCCGTCCAGGACCACGACTCAGAG ACGGACACAGCAGATGAGAAGAGTGACCTGGAGGACGGGTTAGGTGAGTCAGCAGAGGCAGCCGAGGCACTCATGGCCCTGGCTGGTGCTGATGTCAACGGGAGAgtgcgttcctcctcctcctcctcctccagcacctccaccacctcgtcATCGTCGCAGCGCACCGGTGGCAgcactggggaggaggagaggtcacCAGTACTCATGGAACACAGCTACTGTCTCCCGTGGGCACCGAAGGATGGCACTAATGCATCCTTCTTGCCACCTG CAGAAGAATCAGCCGAGAAGGACCAGAAGATGGTGGTTGGTAACTCAGACCACGACTACACCAGACCAAGGACGCCACCCGATGCAGAGAAGCTGAAGGTGCCTAAACTTGGGGCCAGCAAACTGACGCCACCCAAACCCAGAGGAAAGGAGAACCGGGAGACGCAAGTGAAGAAGGAGGTGCTGGACAAGAGAAAAGTGGTGCAGGCGCCTCCCAAGACTTCCTCACGTGTTGCCTTCAGACCGCGCAACCAGATGGAGGAATATAACGTGCTGTATTCCTTCCTTATCCGTG GCATTGACCAGGAGGACATTGAGCTGCTGAAGAGGAGTTACGAGAGCATGCTTGCGGATGACAGTCAGTCGTACTGGCTGAACGACACCCACTGGGTGGACCATCCGCCCATTGATGTGCCACTTCCACCTAGGAAGAAGAGACGGTTTGACGACCTGCCTCTGCACAAGACTGGGTGTGCCAGGACTGAAGGCATCTACAAGGTGGACTCCAAACAGAAGCAGAGGCATAAG TTCACGTTCCACCAGGACCACGCAGCGAGGGCGGCGGAGGAGCCTCAGCAGCAGAGTCTGGCGGTCCTGGAGTCCAGTAAGGCCAAGCTGACTCAAATGGCTGTCAGCAGGGAGGTGCGCTCCTTCCAGAGACGACTCCTCACCGCCTTCGGCAATGAAACTGACTCTGATTTGCTCAAGTTCAATCAACTCAAG TTCCGTAAGAAGCTGCTGAGATTTGGGAAGTCCCGAATCCACGACTGGGGTCTCTTTGCCATGGAGGCGATCGGGTCAGACGAGATGGTGATTGAGTATGTTGGGCAGAGCATCCGGTCCATCATTGCTGACCTGCGGGAGATTCAGTATGAGAAGATTGGCATTGGATCCTCCTACCTGTTCAGGATTGACATGGAGACTATCATTGATGCAACCAAGTGTGGCAACCTGGCGCGCTTCATCAACCATTCTTGTAAC CCCAACTGCTATGCAAAAATCATATCTGTGGAAACCCAGAAGAAGATTGTCATCTACTCCAAGCAGCCGATAGCATGCGGCGAGGAAATCACCTACGACTACAAGTTCCCCATCGAGGAGGAGAAGATCGTGTGTCTATGTGGTGCTGCTCAGTGCAAGGGAACACTCAACTAA